In Planctomycetia bacterium, one DNA window encodes the following:
- a CDS encoding glycogen debranching enzyme N-terminal domain-containing protein: MFSESAIEIDTATCGNLAESRRLEWLATNGCGGYAMASVCQMLTRRYHGLLVAAVEPPVERFVLLAKLDATVSIDGLTYELATNDYPEAVVPQGFKLMESFTASPFPKWCWRAGKALIEQTLCMVEGEDTTFIRYRLVDGPPAITLTLRPLCTSRHFHKLAHLSELGWATVEEEPDRLVFHWGNGRPDWQLSHNGTFKSRADWYYQFVLDEERARGYDCTQDLFMPGTITATLRRGDDTGVVVCASTQDRPWRHAPRAFERAAARDAAIQANSPDDPLARALARSAADFIVARDGDLKTVIAGYPWFGDWGRDTFISLPGLCLVTGRHADARGILEAFARYVDQGMIPNRFPDFGEPPAYNTADASLWYIAAIERYLLYTGDWSFVKDHLLPVIGAILEAHERGTRHGIRLAQDGLLAAGEPGYALTWMDAKLPDRAVTPRIGKPVEINALWFNALEAAAGLFERAGQANRAEYWRRLASQARGSFATRFWNESKGYLNDVVDLNGSPETFDDALRPNQLLAISLPHPILDPNRWAAVVDVCEKQLWTPMGMRTLAPGSSGYRPRYEGDVVSRDEAYHQGTAWPWLLGPFVTAYMRANASRPGAATDARRFLSGLESHLSQAGIGSISEVADAEPPHRPGGCPWQAWSVAEPLRALCEDILKTHPPRTPTGSSAAKSPITVP, encoded by the coding sequence TTGTTCAGCGAATCAGCCATCGAGATTGATACCGCGACCTGTGGCAACCTCGCCGAATCGCGCCGGCTGGAATGGTTGGCGACGAATGGCTGCGGCGGCTATGCCATGGCCAGCGTCTGTCAGATGCTGACGCGCCGCTACCACGGACTGCTCGTTGCCGCGGTGGAGCCGCCGGTTGAACGGTTTGTGCTGCTGGCAAAACTCGATGCCACCGTCTCGATCGACGGCCTCACGTATGAATTGGCGACCAATGATTACCCCGAGGCCGTCGTGCCGCAGGGATTCAAACTCATGGAATCCTTCACGGCGAGTCCGTTTCCAAAATGGTGCTGGCGAGCGGGTAAAGCATTGATTGAGCAAACGCTGTGCATGGTCGAGGGCGAGGACACGACTTTTATTCGATACCGCCTGGTCGACGGCCCCCCCGCCATCACGCTCACGCTTCGCCCGCTCTGCACCAGCCGACACTTTCATAAACTCGCCCATCTGTCAGAATTGGGCTGGGCCACGGTCGAAGAAGAGCCGGATCGGCTTGTTTTTCACTGGGGCAACGGCCGGCCGGATTGGCAATTGTCCCACAACGGGACGTTCAAATCGCGCGCCGACTGGTATTACCAGTTCGTGCTGGATGAGGAGCGCGCGCGCGGCTACGACTGCACGCAAGACCTCTTCATGCCCGGCACGATCACGGCAACGTTGCGCCGTGGAGATGACACCGGCGTCGTTGTTTGCGCATCCACCCAGGATCGGCCGTGGCGACATGCACCGCGCGCGTTCGAACGCGCCGCCGCCCGGGATGCGGCGATTCAGGCAAACAGCCCGGACGATCCGCTGGCCCGCGCGCTGGCCCGGTCGGCGGCGGATTTCATTGTCGCGCGGGATGGCGATCTCAAGACGGTCATCGCGGGCTATCCGTGGTTCGGCGACTGGGGCCGCGATACGTTCATCTCGCTGCCCGGACTGTGCCTCGTCACCGGTCGCCATGCCGACGCCCGGGGCATTCTCGAAGCCTTCGCCCGATACGTTGATCAGGGCATGATCCCCAATCGCTTTCCCGATTTCGGTGAGCCACCGGCCTACAACACGGCCGACGCGTCGCTCTGGTACATCGCGGCCATCGAGCGGTATCTCTTGTACACCGGCGATTGGTCATTCGTAAAAGACCATTTGTTGCCGGTCATCGGCGCGATTCTCGAAGCGCACGAACGCGGCACGCGCCACGGCATCCGACTCGCGCAGGACGGCCTCCTTGCGGCGGGTGAACCCGGCTACGCGCTGACCTGGATGGACGCCAAGCTGCCCGATCGGGCGGTGACCCCGCGCATCGGCAAACCGGTCGAGATCAACGCGCTTTGGTTCAACGCGCTGGAAGCGGCCGCAGGCCTGTTCGAACGCGCGGGGCAGGCCAATCGCGCCGAATACTGGCGACGGCTGGCAAGCCAAGCGCGCGGTTCGTTTGCGACGCGATTCTGGAACGAGTCAAAGGGATACCTGAACGACGTGGTTGACCTCAACGGCAGCCCCGAGACGTTCGACGACGCGCTGCGGCCGAATCAATTGCTGGCCATCAGCCTGCCGCATCCGATCCTCGATCCGAACCGCTGGGCGGCTGTCGTTGACGTATGCGAAAAACAGTTGTGGACGCCAATGGGAATGCGGACGCTGGCGCCGGGCAGTTCCGGCTATCGGCCGCGGTACGAAGGCGATGTCGTCTCGCGCGACGAAGCCTACCACCAGGGCACCGCGTGGCCGTGGCTGCTGGGGCCGTTTGTTACGGCCTACATGCGAGCAAACGCCAGCCGGCCCGGCGCCGCGACCGATGCGCGCCGATTCCTCTCCGGCCTGGAAAGTCACCTTTCACAAGCCGGCATCGGCAGCATCAGCGAAGTAGCCGACGCCGAACCGCCCCATCGCCCCGGCGGCTGCCCGTGGCAGGCGTGGAGCGTGGCCGAACCGCTGCGGGCGCTGTGTGAGGACATTCTCAAGACGCACCCGCCCAGGACGCCCACCGGCAGCAGCGCCGCCAAGTCGCCGATAACCGTGCCATAA
- a CDS encoding DUF4139 domain-containing protein, which produces MTRFDRLAQPYRSASFSIIMCLVLVSVGRPAFGTEDVPTGVSVTVYSSADPAGFDPQQFIGQQRAGYDAQFASQVPGFGVVKEVREVDLAAGLAALRFTDVAQFIDPTTVSFTDLSAQDPATVLEQNFEFDLASPDKVLDKYIDREIAVVMAQGDKTETVTGTLLSTAGGGLLLNTPAGLRVISGRGQQIQLGELPGGLISRPTLVWKVRSQNGGKRTVRTTYQTSGMTWRADYNLVIDANEKLADLAAWVSLLNVSGAGYKNAKLKLIAGDVQRVQPQNQMRYAMARSVSVDLSMKEAGFEEKAFFEYHLYTLPRMTDIPQNGTQQITLFPSARGVPIEKLLVYYGLPEAAHWGYFGAPQQDRQFGNQSNKKVDVYLRFRNDEKSRLGMPLPRGKVRVYKQDDADGTLEFIGEDLIDHTPKDEKVLVKLGQSFDVVGERTQTDFRINTDRKVMHESFKIQLRNHKPEAQKVIIKETLYRWSEWEITEKSDPFEKIDARTIHFEVMVPANGEKTVRYSVKYVW; this is translated from the coding sequence ATGACTCGATTTGATCGACTCGCGCAACCGTACCGTTCCGCGTCTTTCTCAATCATCATGTGCCTCGTTCTTGTCAGCGTCGGACGCCCCGCCTTCGGCACCGAGGACGTGCCGACGGGGGTCTCGGTGACGGTGTACTCGTCGGCCGATCCGGCGGGATTCGATCCGCAGCAGTTCATCGGCCAGCAGCGCGCGGGGTACGACGCGCAGTTCGCCTCGCAGGTGCCGGGCTTTGGCGTGGTGAAGGAAGTGCGCGAGGTGGACCTTGCCGCGGGGCTGGCGGCGCTGCGCTTCACCGACGTGGCGCAGTTCATCGATCCGACCACGGTGAGCTTCACCGATCTGTCCGCACAGGATCCGGCGACGGTGCTCGAGCAGAACTTCGAGTTCGATCTGGCCAGCCCCGACAAGGTGCTGGACAAGTACATCGACCGCGAGATTGCCGTCGTCATGGCACAGGGTGATAAGACAGAGACCGTGACGGGCACCCTGCTTTCGACGGCGGGCGGCGGCCTGTTGCTCAACACGCCCGCGGGACTTCGCGTGATTTCCGGCCGCGGGCAGCAGATTCAACTTGGCGAATTGCCCGGCGGGTTGATCTCGCGCCCGACGCTTGTCTGGAAGGTGCGCTCGCAAAACGGCGGCAAGCGAACGGTGCGCACGACTTACCAGACCAGCGGCATGACGTGGCGGGCGGATTACAACCTCGTGATCGACGCGAACGAGAAGCTGGCGGATCTCGCGGCGTGGGTTTCGCTGCTCAACGTGTCGGGCGCGGGCTACAAGAACGCGAAGCTCAAGCTGATCGCCGGCGACGTGCAGCGCGTGCAGCCGCAGAATCAGATGCGCTACGCGATGGCCAGGAGCGTGAGTGTGGATTTGTCGATGAAGGAAGCCGGCTTCGAGGAGAAGGCGTTCTTTGAGTATCACCTGTATACGCTTCCGCGGATGACGGATATCCCGCAGAACGGCACGCAGCAGATCACGCTCTTCCCGTCGGCCCGCGGCGTGCCGATCGAGAAGCTGCTGGTGTATTATGGTCTGCCCGAGGCGGCGCACTGGGGCTATTTCGGGGCGCCACAGCAGGATCGCCAGTTTGGCAACCAGAGCAACAAGAAGGTCGATGTCTATTTGAGATTCCGCAACGACGAAAAGAGCCGCCTGGGCATGCCGCTGCCGCGCGGCAAGGTGCGTGTGTACAAGCAGGACGACGCCGACGGCACGCTGGAGTTCATCGGCGAAGACCTGATCGATCACACGCCGAAGGATGAGAAGGTGCTGGTCAAGCTCGGCCAATCGTTCGATGTGGTCGGCGAGCGGACGCAGACGGATTTCCGCATCAACACCGACCGCAAGGTGATGCACGAGAGTTTCAAGATTCAATTGCGCAATCACAAGCCCGAAGCCCAGAAGGTCATCATCAAGGAAACGCTCTACCGCTGGAGCGAATGGGAGATCACCGAAAAGAGCGACCCGTTCGAGAAGATCGACGCGCGAACGATTCACTTCGAGGTGATGGTGCCGGCGAACGGCGAGAAGACGGTGAGGTACAGCGTAAAGTACGTCTGGTGA
- a CDS encoding methyltransferase domain-containing protein — MRRDLEERMPPPEAPPQTPKSANGATVRHAVKDRARSQFDSWAHSYDRSIVQRLLFQPSYRMFMQELWRWRRDDPRPFDVLDIGCGTGTWIAMIAGCDLPARRLIGLDYASAMCRMAQQKAEAVGDSRLQFVRGDAEHLPFEDGSFDVLTCSNSFHHYPHQAAAIREMRRVLRPGGRLMLVDGFRDNIVGWVLFDVFITRGESTPEARVFHAPWSLMRKYFEDAGFHEIEQRKTGVLVPIFLTCGVA, encoded by the coding sequence GTGCGACGCGATCTGGAGGAACGGATGCCGCCGCCGGAAGCCCCGCCGCAAACGCCGAAGTCCGCCAACGGAGCGACCGTGCGCCACGCGGTGAAAGATCGCGCGCGAAGTCAGTTTGATTCCTGGGCGCATTCGTACGACCGGTCCATTGTGCAGCGATTGCTGTTCCAGCCCTCTTATCGGATGTTCATGCAGGAGCTGTGGCGCTGGCGGCGCGACGACCCGCGCCCCTTCGACGTGCTGGACATCGGCTGTGGCACCGGAACGTGGATCGCCATGATCGCCGGATGCGACCTGCCTGCGCGGCGGCTCATCGGGCTGGACTACGCCTCGGCGATGTGCCGCATGGCGCAACAGAAGGCCGAGGCCGTTGGCGACAGCCGCCTGCAATTTGTGCGCGGGGATGCGGAACATTTGCCGTTCGAGGACGGGTCGTTCGACGTGCTGACGTGCAGCAATTCGTTTCATCATTACCCGCACCAGGCCGCGGCGATCAGGGAGATGCGCCGGGTGCTTCGGCCCGGCGGGCGGCTGATGCTCGTGGACGGGTTTCGCGACAACATCGTGGGTTGGGTGTTGTTCGACGTGTTCATCACGCGCGGCGAGAGCACGCCGGAGGCTCGCGTGTTTCACGCGCCCTGGAGCCTCATGCGGAAGTACTTTGAGGACGCCGGGTTCCACGAGATCGAGCAGCGCAAGACCGGCGTGCTCGTGCCCATCTTTCTCACCTGCGGCGTGGCGTGA
- a CDS encoding isochorismatase family protein → MNTQYDFLLPRGTLPVSNRADIIPNIRKLMNWGRIEQIPILSTLESHREGEVLKGLPPYCVDNSTGQRKLPFTLMARRLVLFGDNTLDVPLDPFRKYQQLVFTKRNRDFLTNPKADRLVNSIRTGYFAVFGVVTEHCVKAAALGLMARQHRVVVVTDACGYWSIDDHELSLRQIEAKGAILVTTEELISGAAEERIAAAPRLRPLCEDEPPLYAEPVEDRNAGPRPSDHAPLRLPVVKSGVAAYHADGNGHSGVDGQSDKITRRTKVPGKITAARSIARKAAKLPRDLA, encoded by the coding sequence ATGAATACGCAATATGATTTCCTGTTGCCGCGCGGGACACTCCCTGTGAGCAATCGGGCGGACATCATTCCAAACATCCGCAAACTTATGAATTGGGGAAGAATAGAGCAAATCCCCATTCTATCCACGCTCGAATCTCACAGGGAAGGTGAAGTGCTGAAAGGCCTGCCGCCTTATTGCGTCGATAACTCCACCGGTCAGCGCAAGCTACCCTTCACGCTCATGGCCCGTCGGCTGGTTCTCTTCGGCGACAACACCCTCGATGTTCCGCTCGATCCGTTCCGCAAATATCAGCAACTCGTCTTCACCAAGCGCAATCGTGATTTTCTTACCAATCCCAAGGCCGACCGGCTCGTAAACTCCATCCGCACCGGCTACTTCGCCGTCTTCGGCGTCGTAACCGAGCACTGCGTGAAGGCCGCCGCGCTGGGTTTGATGGCCCGCCAGCATCGCGTCGTGGTCGTCACCGATGCCTGCGGGTATTGGAGCATTGACGATCACGAGCTTTCGCTGCGCCAGATCGAAGCCAAGGGTGCGATCCTCGTCACCACCGAGGAACTGATTTCCGGCGCGGCCGAGGAGCGCATCGCCGCCGCCCCGCGTTTGCGGCCCCTCTGTGAGGACGAACCTCCTCTGTACGCAGAACCGGTTGAGGATCGCAACGCCGGGCCGAGGCCTTCGGATCATGCGCCGCTTCGCCTGCCGGTGGTCAAGTCCGGCGTTGCGGCTTACCATGCCGACGGCAATGGTCATTCTGGCGTCGACGGTCAATCCGACAAGATCACAAGGCGCACCAAAGTACCCGGCAAGATCACGGCGGCCCGCTCCATTGCCCGCAAAGCAGCCAAGCTGCCGCGCGATCTTGCCTAG
- a CDS encoding 4Fe-4S dicluster domain-containing protein has translation MAKKLPKQLAVLDEDLCTGCDACVTVCPVDCIDKIRDPRHPGYAMGVCTIDLQVCIGCKLCAQVCPWDVITMVPTDQVLAQEKFRNLLTDELIATAK, from the coding sequence ATGGCCAAGAAACTCCCCAAACAACTCGCCGTCCTCGATGAGGACCTCTGCACCGGCTGCGACGCCTGCGTCACGGTCTGCCCGGTCGATTGCATCGACAAGATTCGTGATCCACGGCACCCCGGCTACGCGATGGGGGTTTGCACGATTGATTTGCAGGTGTGCATCGGCTGCAAGCTCTGCGCGCAGGTCTGCCCGTGGGACGTCATCACCATGGTGCCGACCGACCAGGTGCTGGCGCAGGAGAAGTTCCGCAATCTGCTGACCGACGAGTTGATCGCGACGGCAAAATAG
- a CDS encoding antibiotic biosynthesis monooxygenase: MSHQSAKLTVIARFKARPGKEAIVRRELMALVAPTRIEPGCINYDLHVAADDPATFLFHENWESEADLERHLQSAHVQAWRERSVELLAEPGEITRWWQAG; this comes from the coding sequence ATGAGCCATCAATCCGCGAAACTCACCGTCATCGCCCGGTTCAAAGCCCGTCCCGGGAAGGAAGCGATCGTACGGCGGGAGCTGATGGCACTCGTCGCGCCGACGCGCATCGAGCCGGGCTGCATCAACTACGATTTGCACGTCGCCGCCGATGATCCGGCGACGTTTCTCTTTCACGAAAACTGGGAAAGCGAAGCCGATCTGGAGCGGCACCTGCAATCCGCCCATGTGCAGGCGTGGCGTGAGCGCTCCGTCGAACTGCTGGCCGAACCGGGAGAAATTACCCGCTGGTGGCAGGCCGGGTAG
- a CDS encoding carbon starvation protein A: MLTFTIAIGSFTLYLIAYHTYGRWLSRRFFKLDPNAPVPSREMADGHDYVPTRKEVLFGHHFTSIAGTGPIVGPALAVIWGWLPALLWVLFGSIFLGAVHDLGTLVVSIRNRGQTIGEIAGRLINPRVKILFLLLLFMALTIVLAIFGLVIANIFAMYSSSVLAVWIAMPVAVGVGWLVYQRGWRPRGPALLSLLIMVVAIILAGEFAAFDFVIKPINVAGFTISPVVTWTMFLFVYCYLASVLPVWLLLQPRDYINSYLLVLGLVLLVGGIGAATFLTPGGVPMVAPAVHLNVPDAPPILPFLFVTVACGAISGFHCLVSSGTSSKQIACETDAQFVGYGSMLTEGFLAVLVILACCAGLGLSVNGGEVVAEAAWQSRYASWTVSGGLAKTVSAFVDGSGNFITAMGIPRPVAVALMAVLVASFAATTLDTATRLQRYVIQELAGTFNVAPLQGKHGATLFAVGTAALLAAVPPPGETWATGMGKGGLTLWPVFGAVNQLLAGLAFMVVAFYLARRKMPTWFITVPAVVMLVVPFSATMYQLLNRVDGWWPKGQYHLVAAGIVICLLQTWMVAEGLRLWPKVRGVLEHPLPPIPRRFPVTPEVEGA, encoded by the coding sequence ATGCTCACGTTCACCATCGCCATCGGCAGTTTCACCCTTTACCTCATCGCCTATCACACCTACGGCCGCTGGCTGTCTCGCCGATTCTTCAAACTTGATCCGAATGCTCCGGTGCCCAGCCGCGAAATGGCGGACGGGCACGATTATGTTCCCACGCGAAAAGAAGTCCTGTTCGGCCATCATTTCACGAGCATTGCCGGCACGGGGCCGATCGTGGGTCCAGCGCTGGCGGTAATCTGGGGCTGGCTGCCGGCGCTGTTGTGGGTGCTGTTTGGGAGCATCTTTCTTGGGGCCGTACACGACCTGGGCACGCTGGTCGTCTCGATCCGTAATCGCGGGCAGACCATCGGGGAAATCGCCGGTCGGCTGATTAACCCGCGCGTGAAGATTCTCTTCCTGCTGCTGCTATTCATGGCGCTGACGATCGTGCTGGCGATCTTCGGGCTGGTGATCGCCAACATCTTCGCGATGTACTCCTCGAGCGTGCTGGCGGTTTGGATTGCCATGCCGGTGGCGGTCGGTGTGGGCTGGCTGGTCTACCAGCGCGGGTGGAGACCACGTGGTCCGGCGCTGCTGTCGCTGCTCATCATGGTGGTGGCGATCATCCTCGCGGGCGAATTCGCCGCATTCGATTTCGTCATCAAGCCGATCAACGTTGCGGGCTTCACGATTTCCCCCGTCGTCACCTGGACGATGTTTCTATTTGTCTATTGCTACCTCGCCAGCGTGCTGCCGGTCTGGCTGCTGCTGCAACCGCGCGATTACATCAACAGCTACCTGCTCGTGCTGGGGCTGGTGCTGCTGGTCGGCGGCATCGGAGCGGCCACATTCCTCACCCCCGGCGGCGTGCCGATGGTCGCGCCGGCCGTCCATCTTAACGTGCCCGACGCGCCGCCGATCCTGCCGTTTCTGTTCGTCACGGTCGCCTGCGGCGCGATCAGCGGCTTCCACTGCCTCGTCAGCAGCGGCACCAGCAGCAAACAAATCGCCTGCGAAACCGACGCCCAGTTCGTCGGCTACGGCTCGATGCTGACGGAGGGATTCCTCGCGGTACTGGTGATTCTGGCGTGCTGCGCGGGGTTGGGACTAAGCGTCAATGGTGGCGAGGTCGTCGCCGAGGCGGCCTGGCAATCGCGATACGCGTCCTGGACCGTCTCCGGCGGGCTGGCCAAGACCGTCTCCGCGTTCGTCGACGGCTCGGGCAATTTCATCACCGCGATGGGCATTCCGCGGCCGGTGGCGGTGGCGTTGATGGCCGTGCTGGTGGCGTCGTTCGCGGCGACCACGCTGGACACGGCGACGCGCTTGCAGCGATACGTGATTCAGGAACTGGCCGGCACGTTCAACGTCGCTCCGCTGCAGGGAAAGCACGGCGCGACGCTTTTCGCCGTCGGCACGGCCGCGCTCCTCGCCGCGGTGCCGCCGCCGGGCGAGACGTGGGCGACGGGCATGGGCAAGGGCGGCTTGACGCTGTGGCCCGTATTCGGCGCGGTGAATCAACTGCTGGCCGGGCTGGCGTTCATGGTGGTGGCGTTTTATCTGGCGCGGCGGAAGATGCCGACGTGGTTCATCACCGTCCCGGCCGTGGTGATGCTCGTCGTGCCCTTCTCGGCGACGATGTATCAATTGCTCAACCGCGTCGACGGCTGGTGGCCGAAGGGGCAGTATCACCTTGTCGCGGCCGGTATTGTCATTTGTCTATTACAAACCTGGATGGTGGCGGAGGGGCTGCGGCTCTGGCCAAAGGTGCGCGGCGTGTTGGAGCATCCGCTGCCGCCGATTCCGCGCAGGTTCCCGGTCACGCCGGAGGTAGAAGGGGCGTGA
- a CDS encoding right-handed parallel beta-helix repeat-containing protein, with protein sequence MAVTGGMAAAFDGHARQLIRHFHDSEVADMKRTPPISFLRSVVASLSIGSILLIAGCSQAGRVIQATAPTDAGEIVITRDGQTLDLRGATLLGNPDPEQADSFVGRGIVVRGAKNVTIRNAVVRGFKVAIYAEDAPGLTIENCDVSGNYRQRLKSNPQREHIDDWIFGHENDDNQWLRFGAGMYLLRCPGATIRNCRARNGQNGICIVSSDRVTAVGNDMSFMSGWGLALWRSSFCKVISNRFDYCIRGYSHGVYARGQDSTGILVYEQCSDNVFAYNSATHGGDGFFLYAGHETTQRTGRGGCNRNLVYMNDFSHAVANGIEATFSDRNIFLVNKLNHCDHGIWGGYSTNSLIAGNEMRECNNGISIEHGRGNRIIENLFDACKRGVWLWWDDDKDLLASPYCREQGGESADESLVSNRFINCRTAVYARESRRVRLLNNTFNACAKDQDIEGSDVNAPATDEDRHFALAIATRIRSEDCGLAAMAAQSSALWDFAQGMKLPVVAFDIPDRMGVEPLKPLPGICEGKEHVVITNWGPYDFSRPLVWPDRVIGWSPLTAKVLGPPGTTFEIEPLSDSSLQVTPPRGRTPGTIVISTPPPPNTGPSRAANFATQVRVGDVKLPLSGTLLFATWTTRFYEWTDETDPRKGDDNWKKIIAGEAFRVDHDPSLDYTWGGGGPAAIDEADENASAAKGDAQDAARSQSEPRTVRDRFAVVARTHMNLPAGKWRLRTISDDGVRVYVDDRRVIDNWTWHVPTEDTAEFDSPGALHQIQVEYFEIDGHAQLQFFLEPG encoded by the coding sequence ATGGCCGTGACGGGTGGCATGGCCGCGGCCTTTGACGGCCATGCTCGCCAGTTGATCCGTCATTTTCACGATTCCGAGGTTGCTGACATGAAACGCACGCCGCCGATCAGCTTTTTGCGATCTGTTGTAGCCTCCCTGTCAATCGGTTCGATCCTCTTGATCGCCGGCTGCTCTCAAGCCGGTCGCGTGATTCAAGCAACCGCGCCCACCGATGCTGGTGAAATCGTCATCACGCGCGACGGGCAGACGCTCGATCTGCGCGGCGCGACGCTGCTGGGCAATCCCGACCCCGAACAGGCCGATTCGTTCGTCGGCCGCGGCATCGTCGTCCGCGGCGCGAAAAACGTGACGATTCGCAACGCCGTCGTGCGCGGCTTCAAGGTCGCCATCTACGCCGAAGACGCACCGGGCCTGACAATCGAGAACTGCGACGTCTCCGGCAACTATCGCCAGCGGCTCAAGAGCAACCCCCAGCGCGAGCACATCGACGACTGGATCTTCGGTCACGAGAACGATGACAACCAGTGGCTTCGCTTCGGCGCGGGCATGTATCTGCTCCGCTGCCCCGGCGCCACAATTCGAAACTGCCGCGCCCGCAACGGACAAAACGGCATTTGTATTGTTTCATCCGATCGTGTGACCGCCGTCGGCAACGACATGTCGTTCATGTCCGGCTGGGGCCTGGCCCTGTGGCGGTCCAGCTTCTGCAAGGTCATCTCCAACCGCTTTGACTACTGCATCCGCGGCTACTCGCACGGCGTCTACGCCCGCGGGCAGGATTCCACCGGAATCCTTGTGTACGAGCAATGCTCTGACAACGTGTTCGCCTACAACTCCGCCACCCACGGCGGCGACGGATTCTTCCTCTACGCCGGCCACGAAACCACCCAGCGCACCGGCCGCGGCGGCTGCAACCGCAATCTCGTCTACATGAACGATTTCTCCCACGCCGTCGCCAACGGCATCGAAGCCACCTTCTCCGATCGCAACATCTTCCTGGTCAACAAGCTCAACCACTGCGACCACGGCATCTGGGGCGGCTATTCGACCAATTCCCTCATCGCAGGCAACGAGATGCGCGAGTGCAACAACGGCATCTCCATCGAACATGGCCGTGGCAATCGTATCATCGAGAACCTGTTTGACGCATGCAAACGCGGCGTCTGGCTCTGGTGGGACGACGATAAGGACCTGCTCGCCTCGCCTTACTGCCGTGAGCAGGGCGGCGAGTCGGCGGATGAATCGCTCGTCTCCAACCGTTTCATCAATTGTCGGACGGCGGTCTACGCCCGCGAGTCCCGCCGGGTTCGCTTGCTGAACAATACGTTTAACGCCTGCGCGAAAGATCAGGACATCGAAGGAAGCGACGTCAATGCGCCAGCGACGGACGAGGATCGGCATTTCGCGCTGGCGATTGCGACAAGAATCCGTAGCGAAGATTGCGGGTTGGCCGCCATGGCTGCCCAATCCAGCGCGCTTTGGGATTTCGCGCAGGGCATGAAGCTGCCGGTCGTCGCGTTCGACATACCCGATCGCATGGGCGTTGAGCCGCTCAAGCCGCTGCCCGGTATCTGCGAAGGCAAAGAGCATGTCGTCATCACCAATTGGGGGCCGTACGATTTTTCTCGCCCGCTCGTCTGGCCGGATCGCGTCATCGGCTGGTCGCCGCTGACGGCGAAAGTCCTCGGCCCGCCGGGGACGACGTTTGAAATCGAGCCGCTGTCCGATTCGAGTCTGCAAGTCACGCCGCCGCGCGGCCGCACACCCGGCACGATCGTGATCAGCACGCCGCCGCCGCCGAACACCGGCCCGTCGCGCGCTGCGAACTTCGCAACGCAGGTCCGCGTCGGCGATGTGAAGCTGCCGCTCTCCGGCACCTTGCTCTTCGCCACGTGGACGACGCGATTCTACGAATGGACCGATGAGACCGACCCGCGCAAAGGCGACGACAATTGGAAAAAGATCATCGCCGGCGAGGCGTTCCGCGTCGATCATGACCCGTCGCTGGATTACACCTGGGGCGGCGGCGGGCCGGCGGCAATCGATGAAGCCGACGAAAATGCCAGCGCCGCGAAAGGCGATGCACAGGACGCCGCGCGATCGCAATCCGAGCCGCGCACCGTCCGTGACCGCTTCGCCGTGGTCGCGCGGACACACATGAATCTGCCCGCGGGCAAATGGCGGCTTCGCACCATCAGCGACGACGGCGTACGCGTTTACGTGGACGACCGCCGCGTCATCGACAACTGGACCTGGCACGTGCCGACGGAAGACACGGCCGAGTTTGACTCACCCGGCGCGCTGCATCAAATCCAGGTCGAATACTTCGAGATCGACGGCCATGCGCAGTTGCAGTTCTTCCTTGAACCGGGCTGA